The genomic window gaattagcgggaaaatccttttgtatgaaaaatctaaaccactcaagttagacgtttgaaatttggcatgcagataccttaagtaccgtagaggtgcactaagaaaggaattcccgaaattcccacgagaacgggaattagcaagaaaatccttttgtatgaaaaatctaaaccactcaagttagatgtttgaaatttgtcatgcaggtactttagataccgtggaggtgtactaagaaaggaattcccgaaattcccacgggaacgggaattagcgggaaaatccttttgtatgaaaaatcaaaaccactcaagttagacgttggaaatttggcatgcaggtaccataggtaccgtagaggtgcactaagaaaggaattcccaaaattctcacgggaacgggaattagcgggaaaatccttttgtatgaaaaatctaaaccattcaagttagatgtttgaaatttgtcatgcaggtaccttagataccgtagaggtgtactaagaaaggaattcccgaaattcccacgggaacgggaattagcgggaaaatccttttgtatgaaaaatctaaaccactcaagttagacaattgaaatttggcatgcaggtaccttagataccgtagaggtgcactaagaaaggaattcccgaaaatccttttgtatgaaaaatctaaaccactcaagttagacgtttgaaatttggcatgcagataccttaagtaccgtagaggtgcactaagaaaggaattcccgaaattcctacgagaacgggaattagcaagaaaatccttttgtatgaaaaatctaaaccactcaagttagacgtttgaaatttgtcatgcaggtaccttaggtaccgtagaggtgcactaagaaaggaattcccgaaattcccacgagaacgggaattagcgggaaaatccttttgtatgaaaaatctaaaccattcaagttagatgtttgaaatttgtcatgcaggtaccttagataccgtaaaggtgtactaagaaaggaattcccgaaaatcttaCGGGatcgggaattagcgggaaaatccttttgtatgaaaaatctaaaccactcaagttagatgtttgaaatttgtcatgcaggtaccttagataccgtagaggtgtactaagaaaggaattcccaaaattctcacgggaacgggaattagcgggaaaatctttttgtatgaaaaatctaaaccattcaagttagatgtttgaaatttgtcatgcaggtactttagataccgtagaggtgtactaagaaaggaattcccgaaattcccacgggaacgggaattagcgggaaaatccttttgtatgaaaaatcaaaaccactcaagttagatgtttgaaatttgtcatgcaggtaccatagataccgtagaggtgtactaagaaaggaattcccgaaaatcctacgggaacgggaattagcgggaaaatccttttgtatgaaaaatctaaaccactcaagttagacgtttgaaatttggcatgcaggtaccttagataccgtagaggtgtactaagaaaggaattcccaaaattctcacgggaacgggaattagcgggaaaatctttttgtatgaaaaatctaaaccgcttaagttagacgcttgaaatttggcatgcaggtaccttagttaacttaaagcttagttgcaacaggatattgcaaaattcccacggaaacgggagttagtgggaaaaaaacatttgtatgaaaaaatcgaaaccgcgtaagatagatattttcaattcaattcaattaaattatttattgcattccatgtagtacaatggggtgttacataggcataggaactaaaacatggaccctgtagggcacagcaacgttgaagggaagagaggaagtgtgtattaaaattaaaactcaatgaacaatcaattaaaaaaaaacaattcaatcaattgattcaatctagcatgcatgcataccttagtaaatataaagtttatttttggctgtattttgaaaaatgggagttattgggaaaaaaaaaatgtacttatgaaaaaatctaaactgcataagtatgcactcccacacacacaaagatctctctcttatataacacgccacgcggacgaagtcgcgggcaaaagctagtttactTATAAAGACGcaaatgggtcgttcttcttttttatcgacaataaaaagacattttctcgatttatcggatttaacatctttaaaattataacggcaataaatattttaaaacatcatataaagatgtgtctgtagaggactatttagtggttctctttatcttggtaacatacttttctttgcaggcgcattccaaaaaatattgtgacagagtggcccttttcatcggagacagcatttcaatttaccactctgtcacagaattttgtgaaaaacgatcaagctatgttaataactaattgaggaaccgattagtattttgcttgtattttgagtataataagataactatatttttggacaatcaaaacatgaaataaaattctaaaacataacttatcagaagcagaatgaaggacagatcattgtcgataaaaaagaagaacgacccaaataacaaacaactatgcttgttattaatttgcatacacctacagtaaatccaacttaccatgaatgtGGGATCGTCGGGCGAGAATTAAACACGTTAGCACCTTTAAcacctttttttattgtttccttCTTAATAAGCGCGCAGACATTAcactttttttaattgaaaatattaacgaTTAACGCAGATCAAAAAATAACACCCTTCCACCTCGACTCTCACCCAACGTCTCTTTTCAAAAATCAGTCATCTCAATCTGTTCACACCGTTCATTTCACTCCGTTCATTTCAAGTCACTCAGCCATCTTTTCTTTATTCGTCTTCGTTCAGAAATCAACATTCAGCCTCTTACTTATCCCACACTCGGCCGTCCTGAACAATGTCTGCCCTCAGACACACCCATACACACGCTACAATAATACACTTAACAACTTTACAACTTTTACTTTACTTAAACAATAACTATCACAACATAATATCACAACACCTCACACAAAATCTTTCATCCAACTTCTTACACTTTCACATATAACCTCACAAAACAATCTTATCACCTTATATACCTATCaacttacatacacatacaccttATCACACTGTACATTATAACTCCTTACACATTTTATACAGTCTTATGTTTTTAAccatatacaaaattaaatgtaagtTTATGTTTTAGAGTACTTTAAATGCAAATAAATTGtagtaattatcataatattactaacaaaacagtaaattctTTAAACACTAAAGTATGACATATAAGTATTatagcttttttttaaataacaaaacaatgttgTAGTCTTGACtacataaactatttttatgttataagtaaactttttttttaaattaaaaaaaagatagacCTTATCACTTAAGTCTTATCATTATAGGAACTgtttacaagtaagtatataatttataactgaACAACcattggtaagtacctattatctagTGACTTTCTTTTAATagtgttaaataataaaaagaatttacaaaaaaaaaccgacattCATCCCTTTCATACTGTATAGTAAATTGTGAAAACCTGgaacaaaaaaacataattaaattttacatttaccTAAAATATGGTGTTTAATTTCTCTCCCATTTCTTCATATACTCTGCACATGTAGTGGTTTTCTTAGGTCCTTCACCAGTATCTGTTATCTTCTCTACATTGTATCTATCATTTCCATTTATTCCTGTTATCTTGTAGGGTCCCaaatattttgcttttagcTTCATAGCTGTTCCAAACTGTGTTCTTTTAATAGCAACTAAATCTCCTATTTTATACTTTGTGCtgtcttttcttttcttatcaAAATTTCTTCTATTTTCTTCTTGTATGTTTAGTATTTGTTCTTTAGCTCTTTTCCTTGTTTCCTCCCTCTGTTCTATAAAATTACTAATATATTCTTCTTTTAACATATCTATAAGCTGTAGGTCTTCTTTCTGTCTCATTTTAACTCCAGTAAGTAGTTCAAATGGTGTTGTTTTTATGCTTCTATGGTAGGTGCTATTTAAAGCTCTCTGTAGTTTACTAGTATGCTTATACCAGTGTGATGGATCTTCAATGTTCATCTTGGTAAGTACTGATATTATTGTACGGTGAATACGCTCCACTTGTCCGTTTCCTCTTGGCACTCCTGTAGTTATTTTACAGTGTTCAATTTCTTCATTAGTGCAGTACTCTTCAAAATCCTTACTAGTGAATGCTGTACCCCTGTCACTGACAATTCTAACTGGATTTCCAAATGTCTGTTGTAAAATCAATAGTTTTTCAATAGTTTCCTTAGATGTTACTGTTTTCACTGGAAAAATCCATACAAATTTTGTAAATCCATCCACAACAGTCAATATATGGTTATATTTCTTCTTAGTTTCTGCTAGAGGGCCAATATGGTCCACATGTAATGTGTGTAATGGTCCGTTTTCTTTATTCAGTGGATGTAGAAATCCCTCTTGCTTTCCCTCTTTCCTGTTTCCTAAAATACAAGGTACACATGCTGATATAAACTCAGTTATTTTCCTTTCTAGGTTATCTATGTAGTAGTCTTTTCTAATCAATTCCATAGTCTTCTTTTTTGCAAAATGACCATTTTCATGAGCTCTTCTTATGATTTCATTTTCCATCTTCCTGGGAACCACTAATGCCTGATCTGGTCCTTTACATAGTAAGCCTTGATGTAGATAGTAGTCATTATATGATTTTCCTTGTGTCAGTACGTCTTTAATTGCCTTCAAACCATCATCACTTTCTTGGGCACACTGTAGCTCCTTGTGTAGGTCTGTTGTTGTTACAGCAACATATGGAATACGACTTAATGCATCAGTATGTCGCATTTTTATACCACTTCGATGTTCAATAGTAAAATCATAGTCTTGGAGTAACAGAATCCAACGTGCAACTCTTGTAGACATAGTCAAATCTTTCTTGTTCAATGTCATTTGAAAGGCTTTACAATCTGTGACTATCTTGAAACATATTCCATGTAGGTTGTGCCTGAATTTCTTGACGCCTTCTATGATGGCTAAAGCCTCTAGCTCATAGCTTGTGTACTTGCTTTCTGCTTCTGTTGTTCTTCGACTCATGTAATGAACTGGATGCAACTCTCCATCTTCATTGCACTTTTGCATCAATATAGCTGAGTAAGCTGTACAAGAAGCATCGGTATGTAATTCTGTGATCGCCGTGGGATCATATATTCTTAGTACTGGATCATTTCCTAATTTTTCTTTGAGAGTTCTAAAAACTTGTTTATGTTCTTCTGTGAAATGAAACTGTTTGTCTTTTCTTAATAAATCTGTTAATGGTTGCGCTATCTGTGCATATCCTTGAATGAATTTTCTGAAGTAAGAACATAGCCCCAAAAAACTATGTAGTTGTTTGATATTCTGTGGTTCTGGGTATTTCAATACTACCTCAGTTTTCTCTGGAGAAGGCATTACTATTCCATTCTGTATAACATGTCCAAGGTATTCTACTTTCTTCACCATAAGTTGTGATTTTTGCCAATTAATATTCAGTCCATATTCTGATGCAATCTGAAGTACTTCTGTTAAACGCTGAACCGCCTCTTCTTCGTTCTCTGCTGGAATTAATAAATCATCTATGAATATCATTACAATACCGCGTGATATCAAATCCCTGAAAATAGCTGTGATATATCTCATGAAAACCTTAGGACACGTAGCCAAACCAAATGGTGCCCTTAAAAATTCATACTGCCCTGTCATGGTAACAAAAGCTGTATATTTTGTACACTCCTTGTTAATCTTCAAATGAAAATAACCATTTTTCAAGTCAAGAGCTGAAAACACTTTTGCATTAGTCAGTTTGTCAATAAGATTGTCTATAATTGGTAATGGGTATTCAtcctttattattttcttgttcaGTAGCCTGTAATCCACACAAATCCTTATGGTATTATCCTTCTTTTTCACTAAAACCAGAGGACTAGCATAATCAGAGTAACTAACCTTTATAATTCCGTCTTTCAACCACTGTTCTATCTGCTTGTCGACTTCTTCTTGCTCCTTAACAGAAACACGCCGCGGTCGCTGTGCCACAGGTATGTCGTCCTTGAGAATGATCTTCAATTCCACTGGTACTTCTTTAGTCTGCTTTGGCTGGTAATTTTCTACTAACTTGATAACTTCTTGTTTCAGAACTGGATCGCTGACGGTACCTAATAGATCAACAGTGCAAGGAAAACAATTAACATTCGTCAACCACTCTTCGTCTTTCGGAAATAACCACACTGATCCTTCTTTCATAACCATTACTACAGTTTTCAAAAATTCTTGACCAATTATCAATTTATATGGCATACACTCTTTTGGAACAATATGAAAGGTCACTTGATAATATTTACGATCATCTACACAGAAATCTATCTTAATAAGTCCCAAAGATCTTACACACGAATCGCCAAGTCCACGCATTGTTATGTTTTCGTCGTATTTCTCCACACAAATCGTTGAACAAAAGTCATCACGTATCAAGTTCATGTCACTACCCGAATCGATTAATGCATTTATTTGTTTACCGCAcagttcaatatttttttccggcTTACGCGCAATAATTTCGTTTTTCATAACCTCAATCTTGTTTGTTGAAACATCGGATACGCATATCTCGCTCTCGTTCAAAAATGAAGACGTCATCTTGACATTCCGCTCCATACATTCATTCTTTCTAACGTCAAAGTTGTCAGCTTGATTTTGCATATTGCCGCCATCACCGCTGTCATCGTATTCGCTTGAAATGAGTTTCGCCGATTCCATCGCTCCGAACATCGCCGTTGTATTTCTTGAAGTTGTCGCACTTGACGCTGGTTCATTCTGAGATTGATAAGATTGGCGCCACTGCGATCTTCCGTTCACATTCGGTCTTCCGAAATTCCATGATGCCTTATAATTTCCGTTGCTTCGCGATTGGCTGTTATTCGTCATTTCCGTCTTATTTTTGCATGATGTAGCAATATGTCCGAACTCATTGCACTTGTAGCATTTTGCCCCCTTACTTTTGTTAGGACAATCCGTCGATGAATGACCCTTATCTCCGCAGTTGTAACAACGTATGAAAGTAGTTTTGTTTTCatgatgattttgtttttcttgacGTTGTTGATATTGTTTTCTTGTCTTAGCTTTCAATAATTCGTACACTTGTATTTTTTCCTTGAGTTCTCCATAGGTCTTAATTCCGTATAGCATGATTTTGTTCGATTCTAAATCCATAATTCCGTCAACTATATATTTTATAGCGACATAGTCGGGAAGTTTTCCTCTTTTTCCCAACTCCTTCATAACTAAAAGATAGTCCAAACAACtttcatcttttttctttttccgtgCGCTCATTAGCTCATGTATCGCCTTAGCATCTAATGTGCTTGAAAATTCCTTGGATATAGCTGTTTTTAGGTCGTCCCATGTCTTGAAAGTTTTTTCTGATTTTAGCCACAACTCTGCAGTACCGGTAAGTGAACGTCGCGCTACGAGCAGTTGCTGTAATGGAGTCCATCCGAAGATTTCTGCATTATCTTCGATCTCAGATATCCATTTATCCACGGAATACGTTCCATCTTGTCCATTAAACCGGTTCACCAGGTCTGCCGTCATTGCTAACATGGTGGATTGTGGTTGCCGAGTGGCTTCGTAATAATCACCTTTTTCCCTTGACATCATTAATCCGTGTTACAAATATCCTTGTCGTCGTAAAACAGTTGTTGAT from Pectinophora gossypiella unplaced genomic scaffold, ilPecGoss1.1 Pgos_70, whole genome shotgun sequence includes these protein-coding regions:
- the LOC126381637 gene encoding uncharacterized protein LOC126381637 isoform X2, which translates into the protein MTNNSQSRSNGNYKASWNFGRPNVNGRSQWRQSYQSQNEPASSATTSRNTTAMFGAMESAKLISSEYDDSGDGGNMQNQADNFDVRKNECMERNVKMTSSFLNESEICVSDVSTNKIEVMKNEIIARKPEKNIELCGKQINALIDSGSDMNLIRDDFCSTICVEKYDENITMRGLGDSCVRSLGLIKIDFCVDDRKYYQVTFHIVPKECMPYKLIIGQEFLKTVVMVMKEGSVWLFPKDEEWLTNVNCFPCTVDLLGTVSDPVLKQEVIKLVENYQPKQTKEVPVELKIILKDDIPVAQRPRRVSVKEQEEVDKQIEQWLKDGIIKRTKKRRFSV
- the LOC126381637 gene encoding uncharacterized protein LOC126381637 isoform X1; protein product: MTNNSQSRSNGNYKASWNFGRPNVNGRSQWRQSYQSQNEPASSATTSRNTTAMFGAMESAKLISSEYDDSGDGGNMQNQADNFDVRKNECMERNVKMTSSFLNESEICVSDVSTNKIEVMKNEIIARKPEKNIELCGKQINALIDSGSDMNLIRDDFCSTICVEKYDENITMRGLGDSCVRSLGLIKIDFCVDDRKYYQVTFHIVPKECMPYKLIIGQEFLKTVVMVMKEGSVWLFPKDEEWLTNVNCFPCTVDLLGTVSDPVLKQEVIKLVENYQPKQTKEVPVELKIILKDDIPVAQRPRRVSVKEQEEVDKQIEQWLKDGIIKQRTKKRRFSV